A stretch of Camelina sativa cultivar DH55 chromosome 18, Cs, whole genome shotgun sequence DNA encodes these proteins:
- the LOC104760754 gene encoding E3 ubiquitin-protein ligase ATL23-like, translating to MRYTLMTQVLVPSPPPTPAAADSDGGGSMVSTVFMVLLLPCVGMCIIFIIYLLLLWCSTRRRIERLRFAEPVKPVTGKGLTVLELEKIPKVTGKEIAVMARSTECAVCLENIESGQSARLVPGCNHGFHQLCADTWLSNHTVCPVCRAELAPNLPQISEDQSSC from the coding sequence ATGCGCTACACACTCATGACACAAGTTTTAGTACCTTCTCCGCCACCAACCCCTGCGGCCGCAGATTCTGACGGTGGCGGATCGATGGTATCTACAGTTTTCATGGTCCTCCTCCTCCCCTGCGTCGGTATGTGCATCATCTTCATAATCTATCTACTCCTCTTGTGGTGTTCTACACGTCGTCGTATTGAACGTCTTCGATTCGCGGAACCCGTTAAGCCAGTCACCGGTAAAGGCCTTACCGTGTTAGAGCTCGAAAAAATCCCAAAAGTCACCGGGAAAGAGATTGCCGTAATGGCTAGGTCGACGGAGTGTGCCGTTTGCCTTGAAAATATCGAAAGTGGTCAATCGGCTCGTTTGGTTCCTGGTTGCAACCATGGCTTTCACCAGTTATGTGCTGATACATGGCTATCTAACCACACGGTTTGTCCTGTTTGCCGTGCCGAGCTGGCTCCGAACCTTCCTCAAATCAGTGAAGATCAAAGTTCATGTTGA